A region from the bacterium genome encodes:
- a CDS encoding MFS transporter, with translation MAQAQDSHLDVSPVNSDSGTGRVPAKVLLTWAPPLLALSAPFFFVQFYFLNFATDVLLLPPLAVSGIFASARAWDAISDPIVGTWSDRTSTRLGRRRPWMFAGIPLYGVALWMIWSPPDLPPLELSVWVAVGMFAFYSAFTMYNVPHMAVGTELTDDHHDRSRIFGTQGAFFMSGMMFGFGFIQIVSTAEVPREAAGDLVLGIVAISVIVLLIPPLFIRERPEFQGRGASSSFVAMRDVLRNPHARLLLLAQFVQMAGTGVLGIMAPYLMKYVLKRPDLIAKVPGLFVVCTLVSIPLWVLLSRRLGKRNAWIIGMVGSGLSFGSIAFLEPQAVVSVTIAMICAGLFSGSGSTVGPSILADVIDSDELTTGERKEGAYAAAWGFAIKSASALMILAAGAALQFSDFTPNEEQSEATISMLQGMNGLVPLFMYFMGAFLFRNFALNEAEHSEIRAQLDRRRNRD, from the coding sequence TTGGCCCAGGCGCAGGATTCTCATCTCGACGTCTCGCCTGTGAATTCCGACTCCGGCACGGGTCGCGTTCCGGCGAAGGTTCTCTTGACCTGGGCGCCGCCGCTACTGGCGCTATCTGCTCCGTTCTTCTTCGTGCAGTTCTACTTTCTGAACTTCGCGACCGATGTGCTCTTGCTGCCACCTCTCGCGGTCAGTGGGATCTTTGCCTCGGCGCGAGCCTGGGACGCAATCTCCGATCCGATCGTCGGCACCTGGAGTGATCGCACGAGCACTCGTCTGGGGCGCCGGCGTCCCTGGATGTTTGCAGGTATTCCCCTGTACGGCGTCGCCCTGTGGATGATCTGGAGTCCGCCCGACTTGCCACCACTCGAACTCAGTGTGTGGGTCGCCGTCGGCATGTTCGCGTTCTACAGCGCGTTCACGATGTACAACGTGCCGCATATGGCGGTGGGCACTGAACTGACCGACGATCATCACGATCGCAGTCGCATCTTCGGCACTCAGGGTGCGTTCTTCATGTCCGGGATGATGTTCGGATTCGGCTTCATCCAGATCGTATCGACGGCCGAGGTCCCTCGCGAGGCGGCGGGCGATCTCGTCCTGGGGATTGTCGCGATCAGCGTCATCGTTCTGTTGATTCCACCGCTTTTCATCCGGGAGCGTCCCGAGTTTCAGGGAAGAGGCGCGTCGAGTTCGTTTGTGGCAATGCGCGACGTCTTGCGCAACCCTCACGCGCGCCTGCTCCTGCTTGCGCAGTTCGTCCAGATGGCGGGCACGGGCGTCCTGGGAATCATGGCTCCCTACCTGATGAAGTACGTTCTGAAACGGCCCGATCTGATTGCCAAGGTTCCGGGTCTGTTCGTCGTCTGCACTCTGGTTTCGATTCCCCTCTGGGTGCTCTTGTCCCGTCGCCTGGGCAAGCGAAATGCATGGATCATCGGGATGGTCGGGTCCGGGCTTTCCTTCGGATCGATCGCATTCCTGGAACCGCAAGCGGTCGTTTCGGTGACCATTGCGATGATCTGCGCCGGTCTGTTTTCCGGATCCGGGTCTACGGTCGGTCCTTCGATCCTGGCCGATGTGATCGATTCCGACGAACTAACTACGGGCGAGCGCAAAGAAGGCGCCTACGCAGCGGCCTGGGGCTTCGCGATCAAGAGCGCGAGCGCTCTGATGATCCTGGCGGCTGGCGCCGCTCTCCAGTTCTCGGATTTCACACCCAATGAGGAGCAGAGCGAAGCCACGATCTCCATGCTGCAGGGGATGAATGGCCTCGTACCGCTGTTCATGTACTTTATGGGTGCCTTCCTCTTCCGCAACTTCGCGTTGAACGAGGCGGAACACTCCGAGATCCGCGCGCAACTCGATCGACGCAGAAATCGAGACTGA